Proteins encoded in a region of the Acidimicrobiia bacterium genome:
- a CDS encoding adenylyl-sulfate kinase has translation RVRALHPDGRFIEVFVDTPLELCERRDVKGLYAKARSGEIQEFSGISAPYEPPTNPEIRIDTTRQLEACVQTIVDRLAL, from the coding sequence TCGGGTGCGCGCTCTGCACCCGGACGGTCGCTTTATCGAAGTGTTCGTCGATACACCGCTTGAGCTTTGTGAACGACGCGACGTCAAAGGGCTGTATGCGAAGGCCCGGTCCGGCGAGATCCAGGAATTTAGTGGAATCTCGGCTCCGTACGAACCGCCGACTAACCCTGAAATTCGAATCGACACCACTCGTCAACTTGAAGCGTGTGTGCAGACGATCGTCGACCGATTGGCACTTTGA